One genomic window of Desulfurococcus mucosus DSM 2162 includes the following:
- a CDS encoding ABC transporter ATP-binding protein yields the protein MSEPILDVRDLKTYFYTAKGVVKAVDGVSFTLNKGESLGIAGESGCGKSTLAYSLIRLVPPPGKIAGGQIIFKGKNVLEMSEEEFRREVRWKGISMVFQGAMNALNPVYTIGDQIAEVLMLHQGYSKKEALETAGKMLQMVGIDVRRLKSYPHELSGGMKQRVVIAMALALNPPVVIADEPTTALDVVVQAQIMNLLKRLKKELGISIILISHDLSLIAEIADKIAIMYGGEIIEYGPSEAVYNNPMHPYTVGLLGSIPRLHGELRDLTWIPGFPPDLANPPPGCRFAPRCPRAFNKCNEKPPMVEVEPGHFVKCWLYAKR from the coding sequence TTGAGTGAGCCAATATTGGATGTGAGGGATTTAAAGACCTACTTCTACACTGCGAAAGGTGTTGTCAAAGCAGTTGACGGCGTCTCCTTCACCCTCAACAAGGGGGAGAGCCTCGGCATAGCCGGCGAATCTGGATGCGGCAAGAGCACTCTAGCGTATTCTTTAATCCGCTTAGTGCCTCCGCCAGGCAAGATAGCGGGGGGACAGATAATTTTCAAGGGCAAGAATGTCCTGGAGATGAGTGAAGAGGAGTTCAGACGGGAGGTTAGGTGGAAGGGTATCTCCATGGTGTTCCAGGGAGCAATGAATGCGCTTAACCCTGTCTACACGATAGGCGACCAAATAGCGGAGGTTCTAATGCTTCATCAAGGTTACTCAAAGAAGGAGGCGCTTGAAACAGCCGGCAAGATGCTGCAAATGGTCGGCATAGATGTGAGAAGGTTGAAGAGCTACCCGCACGAGCTCAGCGGCGGCATGAAGCAACGTGTCGTCATAGCAATGGCCTTGGCACTGAACCCCCCGGTGGTCATAGCCGATGAGCCGACAACGGCCCTCGACGTAGTGGTTCAGGCCCAGATAATGAACTTGTTGAAGAGGCTTAAGAAGGAGCTCGGCATATCAATAATATTGATCTCACACGACTTAAGCCTCATTGCTGAGATAGCGGATAAGATAGCTATAATGTATGGCGGCGAGATAATAGAGTATGGGCCAAGTGAAGCCGTCTACAATAACCCGATGCACCCCTACACGGTGGGTCTACTCGGCAGCATACCAAGGTTGCATGGTGAGCTAAGGGATCTCACATGGATCCCCGGCTTCCCCCCTGACCTAGCTAACCCGCCACCAGGCTGCAGATTCGCACCTAGATGCCCTAGGGCGTTCAACAAGTGCAATGAGAAACCACCCATGGTTGAGGTTGAGCCAGGTCACTTCGTTAAATGCTGGCTCTATGCTAAGAGGTGA
- a CDS encoding proton-conducting transporter membrane subunit, which translates to MIHELAYNLTGLTIPLLALIVFVIPLIEKLTGSRRATYLLALTGSMLAAFSSVIILIAVYWEGEPLLYPFGGWPPHYGIVYEVDGLNALIGAYTALTMLAVTLYSVWYGRHLDEPVWYYVLLLGLEIGMLGCLYTGDAFNLFVMLEVLSISAYGLVSYHKGRAEAVEAAAKYALIGAVATNMYFGALVILYVTHGSLNMGLLSAISQYYRFAGEGVKYAGLIVVAFSLWVFTYKSALFPNHFWLPDAHPEAPTPVSAALSGMVVNVGVYAVMRFMYTLFGPSSYLAGYREAVLVALFILGSVSGVVGALLMMSQRDVKRLLAYSTISHIGIIYIGLSAGFLTGTGEAVKIAVAGAVTHIVSHGLAKSMLFMASGVFIDAAGSRDMDEMRGVGRLYPLASFAWVAGFLSLAGLLPFLGFYSKLLIYYGYAYSGFILGGIMIIVISALSLPGYFKAIYSVVFSVGREHRRVNARSVEWMLFTIAMVLLVLGALFPLIEGVFMNASASITTVDGVNRYYLVVSREIARILGGGYP; encoded by the coding sequence ATGATACATGAGCTTGCCTACAACCTGACCGGTTTAACCATACCCCTGTTAGCACTCATAGTATTCGTGATACCGTTGATCGAGAAGCTCACTGGTAGTAGGAGAGCCACCTACCTGCTGGCTTTAACTGGATCCATGCTGGCCGCATTCTCATCGGTGATAATACTTATAGCTGTCTATTGGGAGGGCGAACCACTCCTCTACCCCTTTGGCGGTTGGCCTCCCCATTACGGTATAGTGTACGAGGTGGACGGGTTAAACGCGTTGATCGGGGCGTACACAGCGTTGACTATGCTGGCTGTTACATTGTACTCTGTATGGTATGGTCGCCACTTGGATGAGCCAGTATGGTATTATGTACTCCTCCTCGGCCTTGAGATAGGAATGCTGGGATGCCTTTACACAGGCGACGCTTTCAACCTCTTCGTCATGCTCGAGGTTCTAAGTATCTCCGCATACGGGTTGGTGTCGTATCACAAGGGGAGGGCGGAGGCCGTTGAAGCAGCGGCCAAGTACGCTCTGATAGGTGCGGTCGCCACGAACATGTACTTCGGCGCCCTTGTAATACTCTACGTGACACATGGCTCACTAAACATGGGGCTGCTTTCAGCTATCTCGCAGTACTACAGGTTTGCAGGAGAGGGTGTGAAATACGCTGGCTTAATAGTGGTGGCGTTCTCGCTATGGGTATTCACATATAAGTCAGCACTATTCCCCAACCACTTCTGGTTGCCCGACGCACACCCAGAGGCCCCAACCCCTGTCTCCGCAGCCCTCTCTGGGATGGTTGTAAACGTAGGGGTTTACGCCGTGATGAGGTTCATGTACACGTTGTTCGGCCCCAGTAGTTACCTAGCCGGCTACAGGGAGGCAGTGTTGGTGGCTTTATTCATCCTGGGCTCCGTTAGCGGGGTAGTAGGAGCATTATTGATGATGAGTCAGAGAGACGTGAAGAGGTTGCTGGCGTACAGCACCATTAGCCATATCGGGATAATATACATAGGTCTCTCAGCCGGCTTCCTCACGGGCACGGGAGAGGCGGTGAAGATAGCTGTGGCTGGTGCAGTTACGCACATAGTCTCTCATGGTTTAGCTAAGTCAATGCTCTTCATGGCGAGCGGAGTCTTCATAGATGCAGCTGGCTCCAGGGACATGGATGAGATGAGAGGAGTGGGGAGGCTGTATCCCCTAGCTAGCTTTGCATGGGTTGCAGGATTCCTAAGTCTCGCGGGTCTGCTACCCTTCCTAGGCTTCTACTCGAAGCTACTCATATACTATGGATACGCGTACTCAGGCTTCATACTTGGAGGCATAATGATAATAGTGATATCAGCTCTCTCCCTGCCAGGCTACTTCAAGGCTATTTACTCAGTGGTCTTCAGTGTTGGAAGAGAACATAGGAGGGTGAATGCGAGAAGCGTTGAATGGATGCTATTCACCATAGCCATGGTGCTTCTCGTTCTTGGAGCATTATTCCCGTTGATCGAGGGGGTCTTCATGAACGCCTCGGCATCCATTACCACCGTGGACGGCGTTAACAGGTACTACTTGGTTGTTTCACGGGAGATAGCAAGGATCCTCGGGGGTGGATATCCATGA
- a CDS encoding ABC transporter substrate-binding protein: protein MNRYIPLLVLTIVLVSLLVVPIQTTVAQTTQPGPAVDKITVVRKTIEEVPDALTSGAIDAYMFSLKPAQAAQLQGKQGITLYSAPAGLIELTLNPAPVYVAVLNGSVSITEAASKLGVPAVAITNIYTTSEGKTVVELGAYPGKGVNPLAFREIRFALNYLIDRVAAASTIMRGFAVPMYTFLSQYDPDYAVIADIIAKYEFTYNPGYVDQVITDVLSKVGAVKIGGKWTYEGQPITLKFIIRQEDERRDIGYMFSSELKKLGFEVNEMEMTFSQAINIIYGTDPAAFEWHIYTAGWGKGGIDRYDSGTIAQFCAPWYGYMPGWGEPTWWNYKNDMIDTLTQKIYQGNYASKAERDELYRRATELCIKDAVRIWVVTRLDTWPVRSEVKGVTLDLGAGLRGIWNLREMYVEGRNELKLAHLWVWTSSSAWNTWGGFSDVYSVDFQRATYDPSMWNHPFNGEPMAFRAPYVVVTAGPTGKLNVSSSAVIWDVSKKQWVPVPNGTQATSKVVFDFSKIVGAKFHNGITITWADVVGYLAYLFDLIYDPNYSSLEPRLSSSSKPWADTVKGFEFDFNNKKVTVYIDYWHFDENYIASWASFSPVNPIEIHAATFELALDRRSETKYVLYQKKGYEWFSLVWPSHVAKVKETLQSYKNNNNVLSKVNKYAMGLLKMDEWNARIDADINWINTYNLAWISYGPFMLTKLDTQNQVLELKAFRDPTYPFKKGDWYFGQPVATSILSVSLESPIANKILPGQPANITVKLSGIPPFSLKYMVKDPRGIIIATGTGEKVSEDTFKVVLTPEFTKGLAYGSKYTIVLIGLSEEVAIPGISKQIVDTASLAEALSIQNVSDVLANVRSSAIAQINTIVSELKEQKAVDLDTLRDQLASALSGVAGVLVDQYVSLIGTAMDNMNRLSQTTASTINSQVSSQIQQIRTDMAALSEKVDATQNTLNSLQTYIFANIALTIIAIILSIVALLRKPKA from the coding sequence TTGAATAGGTATATCCCCTTACTGGTATTAACCATAGTATTAGTCTCACTACTAGTTGTACCGATCCAGACAACAGTGGCACAAACCACCCAGCCTGGGCCAGCGGTCGACAAGATAACAGTTGTCAGGAAAACCATAGAGGAGGTTCCAGACGCGTTAACCAGTGGTGCCATAGACGCATACATGTTCAGCTTGAAGCCTGCTCAGGCAGCACAGTTGCAGGGTAAGCAGGGCATAACCCTGTACTCGGCGCCGGCCGGCCTGATAGAGCTAACCCTTAACCCTGCCCCAGTATATGTAGCTGTACTCAACGGCTCTGTCTCAATAACTGAGGCAGCATCCAAGCTCGGAGTCCCCGCTGTAGCCATAACCAACATATACACTACTTCGGAGGGGAAGACGGTAGTAGAGCTTGGAGCCTACCCAGGTAAAGGAGTAAACCCGTTAGCATTCAGGGAGATAAGGTTCGCCTTGAACTACCTAATAGACAGAGTGGCTGCCGCTAGCACGATAATGAGGGGCTTCGCTGTCCCAATGTACACATTCCTAAGCCAGTATGACCCTGACTACGCTGTGATAGCAGACATCATTGCGAAGTACGAGTTTACATACAACCCTGGATACGTTGACCAAGTGATCACCGATGTGTTATCCAAGGTGGGGGCAGTAAAGATCGGTGGTAAATGGACTTACGAGGGTCAGCCCATAACGCTGAAGTTCATAATAAGGCAGGAAGATGAGAGAAGAGACATAGGCTATATGTTCTCATCGGAGCTCAAGAAGCTTGGCTTCGAGGTCAATGAGATGGAGATGACGTTCTCTCAGGCCATAAACATAATATACGGCACAGATCCAGCTGCCTTCGAGTGGCATATCTACACTGCGGGATGGGGTAAGGGCGGTATCGACCGTTACGACTCAGGCACGATCGCACAGTTCTGTGCCCCATGGTACGGGTACATGCCTGGTTGGGGTGAACCCACCTGGTGGAACTACAAGAACGACATGATCGACACCTTAACACAGAAGATCTACCAGGGCAACTACGCAAGCAAGGCTGAGAGGGATGAGCTATACAGGAGGGCGACTGAGCTCTGTATAAAGGACGCTGTCAGAATATGGGTTGTCACAAGGCTGGACACATGGCCCGTTAGAAGCGAGGTGAAAGGCGTCACACTAGACCTCGGTGCTGGTTTGAGAGGCATATGGAACCTGCGTGAAATGTATGTGGAAGGCCGCAACGAGTTGAAGCTCGCCCACCTCTGGGTGTGGACGTCCTCGAGTGCATGGAACACTTGGGGAGGCTTCAGCGATGTATATAGCGTTGACTTCCAGAGGGCCACTTATGATCCATCAATGTGGAACCATCCATTCAACGGTGAACCAATGGCTTTCAGAGCACCCTACGTGGTGGTTACAGCGGGTCCCACTGGGAAGCTCAATGTCTCATCTAGTGCGGTAATATGGGATGTCAGCAAGAAGCAGTGGGTACCTGTACCGAACGGTACCCAGGCTACAAGCAAGGTTGTCTTCGACTTCAGCAAGATTGTAGGTGCGAAGTTCCATAACGGCATAACTATAACATGGGCTGATGTCGTCGGCTACCTGGCTTACCTATTTGACCTGATATACGACCCCAACTACAGTAGCCTAGAGCCAAGACTCTCGTCCTCAAGCAAGCCCTGGGCTGACACGGTGAAAGGCTTCGAGTTCGACTTCAACAACAAGAAGGTCACAGTGTACATCGACTACTGGCACTTCGACGAGAACTACATAGCATCCTGGGCGTCATTCAGCCCCGTCAACCCGATTGAGATACATGCAGCGACATTTGAGCTGGCTCTCGACAGGAGGAGTGAAACCAAGTATGTGCTCTACCAGAAGAAGGGCTATGAATGGTTCAGCCTCGTATGGCCAAGCCATGTTGCAAAGGTCAAGGAGACCCTGCAGTCATACAAGAACAACAATAACGTCCTCTCCAAGGTCAACAAGTACGCCATGGGCCTATTGAAGATGGATGAGTGGAATGCCAGGATCGATGCTGACATCAACTGGATCAACACGTATAACCTTGCATGGATAAGCTATGGTCCATTCATGCTGACGAAGCTCGACACCCAGAACCAGGTGTTGGAGCTGAAGGCCTTCAGGGATCCAACATATCCATTCAAGAAGGGTGACTGGTACTTCGGGCAGCCGGTTGCAACATCAATCCTGTCGGTATCGCTAGAGTCTCCAATAGCGAATAAGATACTGCCTGGACAGCCAGCCAATATCACGGTTAAGCTATCCGGTATCCCACCGTTCTCATTGAAGTACATGGTGAAGGATCCACGGGGCATAATAATAGCTACAGGAACCGGCGAGAAGGTAAGTGAGGACACATTCAAGGTAGTGTTAACTCCAGAGTTCACTAAGGGCCTAGCATACGGGAGCAAGTACACTATAGTACTCATAGGGTTATCTGAGGAGGTGGCTATACCCGGCATCTCCAAGCAGATAGTTGACACAGCATCGCTCGCCGAGGCTCTCTCAATCCAGAATGTGAGCGATGTACTGGCAAACGTGAGGTCATCCGCCATAGCCCAGATAAACACCATTGTGTCGGAGCTGAAGGAGCAGAAGGCAGTAGACCTCGACACCCTGAGAGACCAGCTTGCCTCAGCGTTGTCTGGAGTAGCCGGTGTACTCGTTGACCAGTACGTCTCATTGATAGGCACAGCCATGGACAACATGAACAGGCTCTCGCAGACAACCGCGTCCACGATAAACTCTCAGGTTTCAAGCCAGATACAGCAGATCAGAACCGATATGGCTGCACTGAGTGAAAAAGTCGACGCTACACAGAACACCTTGAACTCACTGCAGACCTACATATTTGCGAACATAGCGCTGACAATAATCGCTATAATACTCTCAATAGTTGCATTACTCAGGAAGCCTAAGGCTTAG
- a CDS encoding radical SAM protein — MLEPIGSYPDGRVIYRVPEKLPAFGYIAFGVIDRGTNVVQARPTTLCPQRCIFCSVDAGISSSNRWAEYLVEPGLIVKGVEETVNVKSGGVEVLLDSMGDVLTYPWLVELVRELKSIPGVYSVALETHGLLLSTNLIDRLNDAGLDRVNLSIDVTSNEKAYYIYGTRYYDVSRVMRLAEYIVRETDIDLHVTPLWLPGLNDEDVVTIVEWAIRIGAGKRWPPVTVQKYIRHKRGRKPEGLREVSWSEFWEWISRVEEQTGLRLHWTMDEWGMKYTRRVTPPVKKGRRVVAEVLGRGLFKGEYLGMLRDERGYLVTLLPRGRRIKPAERVMAEIISDQDGLLIGRVLENLG; from the coding sequence ATGCTAGAGCCCATTGGAAGCTACCCTGATGGAAGGGTGATATATAGGGTCCCAGAGAAACTACCTGCATTCGGATACATAGCGTTCGGCGTAATCGACAGGGGAACCAATGTCGTTCAAGCCAGGCCGACAACGCTTTGCCCCCAGAGATGCATCTTCTGCAGCGTTGACGCTGGGATAAGCTCCTCTAACAGGTGGGCCGAATACCTGGTGGAGCCCGGCCTCATTGTCAAAGGAGTTGAAGAAACGGTGAATGTGAAGAGCGGGGGAGTGGAGGTTCTACTTGACTCCATGGGCGATGTCCTGACATACCCGTGGCTTGTTGAGCTAGTCAGGGAGCTGAAGTCTATTCCAGGGGTTTACAGCGTAGCCCTCGAAACACATGGATTACTCCTCTCCACCAACCTCATAGATAGGCTTAACGATGCCGGCCTCGACCGTGTGAATCTAAGCATAGATGTGACCAGCAATGAAAAAGCCTATTACATCTATGGCACGAGATACTATGATGTTAGCCGAGTAATGAGGCTCGCTGAATACATTGTTAGGGAAACGGATATAGATTTACATGTCACACCCCTATGGCTACCCGGGCTGAACGATGAAGACGTTGTAACCATAGTTGAATGGGCTATAAGGATAGGGGCTGGAAAACGGTGGCCACCAGTGACGGTTCAGAAATACATCAGACACAAGAGAGGGAGGAAGCCAGAGGGTCTCAGGGAGGTTTCATGGAGCGAGTTCTGGGAGTGGATTAGTAGAGTTGAAGAGCAAACAGGGCTGAGGCTCCACTGGACGATGGATGAGTGGGGAATGAAGTACACAAGGCGAGTTACACCACCAGTGAAGAAGGGTAGAAGAGTAGTTGCAGAGGTTTTGGGCAGGGGGCTGTTTAAAGGCGAGTATCTCGGCATGTTAAGGGATGAGAGAGGCTACCTTGTAACTCTACTACCCAGGGGGAGGAGGATTAAACCTGCTGAAAGAGTTATGGCAGAGATAATAAGCGATCAAGACGGATTACTCATAGGACGCGTCCTAGAGAACCTGGGCTAG
- a CDS encoding complex I subunit 1 family protein, protein MDTYMFLIFVFSVLVFPGLLFTVILSLFTQYLVRKISARFQRRMGPSYVGPYGVLQPFMDFWKLLRVKELVKSKYSMQRVAEISLLIGIACITGAIILLPIGLFNVRSPLDYLVFFYMASVMPVLALVLASLSTPGPYTSLGVSRLLSILTISEPVYFTGLFVPCFIATAGSPMLLSIGSASTRVMELWSHPVTAVILLLSLLALIVALQSKAMYPPFNIPEAEQELIAGFETEFSGPLLALVSLLHDMDLTVSLLAVVYIVLGGPAPFPHFSLGGVVMVAFKYVALLIVSVAIKNIFGRYRLEQALIQLLKYGAAPALAATLLAMAWLLLPPA, encoded by the coding sequence ATGGATACATACATGTTCCTCATATTCGTGTTCTCCGTGCTCGTGTTTCCCGGGCTACTCTTCACAGTGATTCTTTCACTGTTCACACAGTACCTGGTTAGAAAGATAAGTGCCAGGTTCCAGAGGAGGATGGGGCCGAGTTATGTGGGTCCCTATGGAGTGCTGCAACCGTTCATGGATTTCTGGAAGCTTCTAAGGGTTAAGGAGCTGGTTAAATCCAAGTATAGTATGCAGAGGGTTGCAGAGATATCGCTTCTAATAGGCATAGCATGCATCACGGGTGCGATTATACTGTTGCCAATAGGCTTGTTCAATGTTCGGAGCCCACTGGACTATCTCGTCTTCTTCTACATGGCCAGCGTAATGCCGGTGCTAGCACTTGTCCTGGCATCGCTCTCCACACCCGGCCCGTATACTAGTCTAGGTGTGTCAAGGTTGCTCAGCATCCTAACTATTAGTGAACCAGTGTACTTCACGGGACTATTTGTTCCCTGCTTCATTGCAACAGCGGGCTCCCCGATGCTCCTATCCATAGGTAGTGCCTCAACCAGGGTCATGGAGCTCTGGAGCCACCCGGTGACAGCCGTGATACTGCTGCTTTCACTGCTAGCACTCATCGTAGCGCTTCAGTCTAAGGCCATGTATCCACCCTTCAATATCCCTGAGGCCGAGCAGGAACTGATAGCTGGCTTTGAGACCGAGTTCTCTGGACCCTTGCTTGCACTTGTATCATTGCTACACGATATGGATCTAACGGTGTCTCTTCTAGCCGTCGTGTATATAGTCCTTGGGGGGCCAGCCCCATTCCCTCATTTCTCCCTGGGCGGTGTGGTAATGGTTGCATTCAAGTACGTGGCCCTGCTAATTGTCTCCGTGGCGATCAAGAACATCTTTGGCAGGTATCGGCTGGAGCAGGCATTAATCCAGCTGCTGAAGTATGGTGCAGCACCAGCTCTAGCAGCAACACTACTGGCAATGGCGTGGCTACTGCTTCCCCCTGCATAA
- a CDS encoding ABC transporter permease: MPGAGYYIARRGVILLVSYVAIIIIIAAILELSGYASQIYEAMVNELVRADVDALMKSHQGQVDPAYLQEYRLNRTIEYKKQFGLIDENGNPIPPYVRMWRLVYNALTLNFGKTKEDMVAMVVPTMPPASITYIIATVLPRTIIVVTTGELIVIAIALALAPRIAYRHGTLVDRLVVAYAAVTSAVPLWWLAMLFIRVFGYQLGWFPTSLRGVTTPLNQFWANPGQNFVSILWYITPPLVVFTIIALGGWLYGVRAMVLRIVREDYVMVAKAKGLPEKDITRKYIMRPSLAPILTNVILALAGTLGGMIITESVFDWPGMGTLYYAAIVTGDTETIVALFVVYVGVYLIARFILEILYVLVDPRVRAR; encoded by the coding sequence ATGCCTGGTGCCGGCTACTACATAGCTAGGCGCGGAGTGATTTTGCTTGTTTCATATGTTGCAATAATAATTATAATAGCAGCGATCCTTGAGCTCTCAGGATACGCGTCCCAGATATACGAGGCCATGGTTAACGAGCTCGTGAGAGCGGATGTAGATGCATTGATGAAGTCTCATCAGGGCCAGGTGGATCCAGCATACCTACAGGAGTATAGGCTCAACAGAACCATAGAGTACAAGAAGCAGTTCGGGCTGATAGATGAAAACGGTAACCCCATACCACCCTATGTAAGGATGTGGCGGCTTGTCTACAACGCGCTGACATTGAACTTTGGCAAAACCAAGGAAGACATGGTTGCCATGGTTGTGCCAACCATGCCGCCTGCGAGCATTACATATATAATAGCAACCGTTCTCCCGAGAACAATAATAGTTGTTACAACAGGCGAGCTCATAGTCATAGCCATAGCTCTTGCACTAGCTCCAAGGATAGCCTACAGGCATGGAACACTAGTTGACAGGCTTGTAGTGGCTTATGCAGCTGTCACCAGTGCAGTGCCCTTATGGTGGCTTGCAATGCTATTCATAAGGGTATTCGGCTACCAGCTTGGATGGTTCCCAACAAGCCTCAGGGGGGTTACAACACCGCTGAACCAGTTCTGGGCTAACCCAGGGCAGAACTTCGTGAGTATACTCTGGTATATCACGCCGCCGCTCGTGGTGTTCACAATAATAGCGCTTGGAGGCTGGTTATACGGTGTAAGGGCAATGGTCCTCAGGATAGTCAGAGAAGACTATGTAATGGTTGCGAAGGCGAAGGGTCTACCGGAAAAGGATATTACTAGGAAGTACATTATGAGGCCTTCCCTTGCACCCATATTGACTAACGTTATACTTGCACTGGCTGGGACGCTGGGCGGTATGATAATCACTGAGTCAGTATTCGACTGGCCTGGTATGGGAACCCTTTACTACGCGGCAATCGTGACAGGTGACACCGAGACGATTGTAGCATTATTCGTGGTGTATGTCGGCGTGTACTTAATAGCTAGGTTCATACTTGAAATACTCTACGTACTAGTAGACCCCCGCGTGAGGGCAAGATAG
- a CDS encoding ABC transporter permease, whose translation MVAMRELTFKDKLFIKVVNPLKSTLKEIWGMTTGKAALILLLFLVVVSVSAALTMPPGFLESWQSATYWEDNPVIVPPEWVKYFGGKIAPSIVDARTKPDATPQWDPAKGTLTLTYSFEYRLDDPIFPQDYYLVVGDAKVYGGSAPTIEISVERPDGIKVTLWAEHPSVSENTTSIVYKTDPNKITGQPINSLVTAILEKYNVTLPRDIVGDNPLIISISNSLLLNRAVDKISQPSLVLSVFQRPVNIGNWIEVRRDEQKPKLEEIRSKLVNISAYITEDPAGLRAIIGQAESNITYAISNIDKISFSDLYSTLDAVSKTLSTAYKLSMLENYPSAVSTGIQDAMSTVNKYMDTLRVTASFINVNPQYEVMTGVYRFEVNVTYTGVNTPPANPASLVGYVKFTVKGTAKGLLGTINNGADLAILLYYGFPIALLIGLIASVSSTFIGVIAGIVSGYYGGWIDEVIQRVIDILNNIPFLPLMIIVGTAAQKTLPPGSQKSLYIILLYLAILIIFSWAGLAIVVRSMTLSIKEEPYIEAARAMGASNSRIIFYHIFPQVMMYAVATLVYNVPSAILTEAGLSVLGLRHGWPTWGAVLSEARAAGIAGYAAWWWILPPGILLSITSLTFVLLGLAVEKIVEPRLRTL comes from the coding sequence ATGGTGGCCATGAGGGAGCTAACATTTAAGGATAAGCTCTTCATCAAGGTAGTTAACCCGTTGAAGAGCACTTTGAAGGAAATATGGGGTATGACGACAGGTAAGGCAGCACTGATACTCCTCTTGTTCTTAGTGGTGGTGTCTGTCTCAGCGGCATTGACGATGCCACCGGGCTTCCTGGAATCGTGGCAGAGCGCAACATACTGGGAGGACAATCCTGTAATTGTTCCACCAGAATGGGTCAAATACTTTGGTGGGAAGATAGCTCCAAGCATAGTCGATGCCAGGACTAAGCCTGATGCAACGCCACAATGGGACCCGGCTAAAGGAACCCTGACACTGACATATAGCTTCGAGTACAGGCTCGACGACCCAATATTCCCGCAGGACTACTACCTAGTGGTGGGCGACGCCAAGGTGTACGGGGGCAGTGCCCCAACAATAGAGATAAGCGTTGAGAGACCGGATGGGATAAAGGTGACCTTGTGGGCTGAGCATCCAAGCGTCAGTGAGAACACTACCTCAATAGTGTACAAGACGGACCCCAATAAGATAACAGGTCAACCAATAAACAGTCTTGTCACAGCCATACTTGAGAAATACAATGTAACCCTGCCACGCGACATCGTTGGTGACAACCCGCTTATAATATCGATATCTAATTCACTATTATTGAACAGAGCAGTAGACAAGATATCGCAGCCCTCACTCGTGTTATCGGTCTTCCAGAGGCCGGTTAACATAGGGAACTGGATAGAGGTGCGGAGAGATGAGCAGAAGCCGAAGCTCGAGGAGATACGTTCCAAGCTGGTGAATATCAGTGCTTATATCACTGAGGATCCAGCGGGTCTGCGAGCCATCATCGGTCAAGCCGAGTCCAATATAACCTATGCGATAAGTAACATCGATAAGATATCCTTCAGCGACTTATACTCCACTCTTGACGCGGTTTCTAAAACTCTTAGCACGGCATACAAGCTATCCATGCTGGAGAACTATCCCTCAGCCGTCTCCACAGGCATACAGGATGCAATGAGCACCGTGAACAAGTACATGGATACACTCAGGGTCACAGCCTCCTTCATCAATGTGAACCCGCAGTACGAGGTGATGACTGGAGTATACAGGTTTGAAGTAAATGTGACATACACAGGTGTGAATACGCCTCCAGCAAACCCTGCATCGCTTGTTGGATATGTCAAGTTCACAGTGAAGGGCACGGCTAAGGGCCTTCTCGGAACAATAAACAACGGGGCTGATCTAGCCATCCTACTCTACTATGGATTCCCGATAGCTTTGCTGATAGGGTTGATCGCGTCGGTATCGTCGACATTCATAGGTGTTATCGCTGGTATAGTGAGCGGCTACTATGGTGGATGGATAGACGAGGTGATACAGAGGGTCATAGACATATTGAACAACATTCCATTCCTCCCATTGATGATCATTGTGGGTACCGCTGCCCAGAAAACGCTTCCACCGGGCTCACAGAAATCCCTCTACATAATACTGTTGTACCTGGCGATACTAATAATCTTCAGTTGGGCGGGCCTTGCCATAGTGGTGCGCTCAATGACCCTCAGCATAAAGGAGGAACCCTACATTGAAGCAGCTAGGGCCATGGGCGCCTCAAACTCGCGAATAATATTCTACCATATCTTCCCACAGGTCATGATGTATGCTGTTGCAACCCTGGTGTACAATGTCCCAAGCGCGATACTAACCGAGGCAGGGTTAAGCGTCCTAGGTCTGAGGCATGGTTGGCCAACATGGGGCGCAGTCCTATCGGAGGCCAGGGCCGCCGGGATAGCTGGCTACGCGGCATGGTGGTGGATTCTACCGCCTGGAATACTGCTATCCATAACATCGTTGACATTCGTTCTACTCGGATTGGCAGTGGAGAAGATAGTTGAGCCACGTCTGAGAACACTGTAA